In a genomic window of Acidimicrobiia bacterium:
- a CDS encoding ISNCY family transposase, with product MLRTVGDQATLWESVLPEGVVPMSAELARVDELLDDPRFFEPFKRHFDSSWGRPSIPMETYLRLMFLKNRYRLGFETLCRETADSISWQRFARIGVGGRVPHPTTLLKITTRCGSATVDQLNEVLITKAVEARLVKTSRVRADTTVVEADVKYPTDSGLLTRAVGKASRLIGRIQAAGAARRTSVTDHVTEVQRHAHSIGVWLRRRSGEAKDEVLAITGQIADLTTEAMADAARIVTNARAHLRRHPDTPEAGRVAATIDDLETLIERAGRVIDQTRQRLAGDTPPGSNRLVSLHDPDARPIRKGRLGKPVEFGFKAQIVDNEDGIILDHTVEIGNPSDAPQLIPAIERVKRRCGRPPDQVTADRGYGKASVDKALIDDVGVSYVAIPRPGTPTQKRKTEIDTDEFRELVRWRTGAEGRIACLKRQHGWSRSHLTGIEGARTWCGHGVLAHNLTKIARLNP from the coding sequence ATGTTGCGGACGGTAGGTGATCAGGCGACGTTGTGGGAGTCGGTGTTGCCCGAGGGGGTGGTGCCGATGTCGGCGGAGTTGGCTCGGGTGGACGAGTTGTTGGACGATCCCCGCTTTTTCGAGCCGTTCAAGAGGCACTTTGACTCGTCGTGGGGGCGGCCGTCGATTCCGATGGAGACTTACCTGAGGCTCATGTTCTTGAAGAACCGGTACCGGCTCGGCTTCGAGACGTTGTGCCGGGAGACGGCTGATTCGATCAGCTGGCAGCGGTTCGCTCGGATCGGGGTGGGAGGCCGGGTGCCGCATCCGACCACGCTGCTGAAGATCACGACCCGCTGCGGGTCAGCGACAGTGGACCAGCTCAATGAGGTGTTGATCACCAAGGCAGTGGAGGCCCGGTTGGTGAAGACGAGCCGGGTCCGGGCGGACACCACGGTGGTCGAGGCCGACGTCAAGTATCCGACCGATTCGGGGTTGCTGACTAGAGCGGTCGGCAAGGCATCCCGCCTGATCGGACGGATCCAAGCAGCCGGGGCGGCGAGGCGGACCTCGGTCACCGATCACGTCACCGAGGTGCAGCGTCATGCCCATTCGATAGGGGTGTGGCTGCGTCGCCGCAGTGGCGAAGCCAAAGACGAAGTGTTGGCCATCACCGGCCAGATCGCGGACCTCACGACCGAAGCGATGGCTGATGCTGCCAGGATCGTGACCAACGCTCGAGCCCATCTGCGACGCCACCCAGACACTCCCGAAGCCGGAAGGGTCGCAGCTACGATCGACGATCTCGAAACGCTGATCGAACGGGCCGGCCGTGTCATCGACCAGACCCGACAGCGCCTCGCCGGTGACACCCCGCCAGGGTCAAACAGGCTGGTGTCGCTCCATGACCCCGATGCCCGCCCGATCCGCAAAGGGCGGCTCGGCAAACCCGTCGAATTCGGATTCAAAGCCCAGATCGTCGACAACGAAGACGGCATCATCTTGGATCACACCGTCGAGATCGGAAACCCATCTGACGCGCCGCAGCTCATCCCCGCCATCGAACGAGTGAAACGGCGCTGCGGGCGGCCTCCCGATCAGGTCACTGCCGATCGGGGCTACGGCAAAGCCTCGGTCGACAAAGCCCTCATCGACGATGTCGGGGTCAGCTACGTCGCCATCCCCAGACCCGGCACACCAACCCAGAAACGTAAGACCGAAATCGACACCGACGAGTTCCGAGAACTCGTCCGATGGCGCACCGGAGCCGAGGGCCGCATCGCCTGCCTGAAACGACAACACGGCTGGTCCCGTAGCCACCTCACCGGCATCGAAGGCGCCCGAACCTGGTGCGGACACGGTGTCCTAGCCCACAACCTCACCAAAATCGCCCGCCTCAACCCCTAA
- the mobF gene encoding MobF family relaxase: MLSIAKAHKDYYLQKLGEITPREDYYLRGGTATGRWHGSGAVEQGLEGIVSAEGLVRLFDGQHPATGEQLGRQLRKDGVAAWDLTFSADKSVSLLWAFGDDQVRRHVVEAFEESTAEALTYLESVASSTRGASRTPVRDVEGQPILGDNGSPRYRVETWPIRTHGYVSAWFTEFTSRADDPQMHTHVVVGNRVKGVDDTWRAIDGRLLYRHKLAAGYLHEAELRHRLTERLGVRWQPVRSGVADIEGFTREQIMTFSKRRQAIEEWRDSHGYADTAAANEIATLATRSPKQDHPIDSLMPVWLERGAEIGLTPESVTAVLERNREVTVPDPDTIHDRMASADGLTAQASTFGRGDAIKAAAEALPEGGRRSDVEAIADSFLRRSDVVPILPIHPTDPASDLPIELDTAELDRLLELVNSRKPPTMRRSNGDIFPGLVNERRYTTTELLTIEQRVIDRAQEGIAADRWTIPEAKVEAALAAHTDLTNGQRAMVHRFTGSGNTIDIGVGAAGTGKTTVMAIIGELATETGTPVVGTALAARAAAGFETATGIPSATITRFLWETKAAGGLPTRAIVVVDEAGMVGSRQLAAVSDLVEAASGKLILIGDHRQLAEIDAGGLFAALTARLPAIELTENVRQDQEWERTALAELRHGSISRAVAMYDRRGLINVAATPDDTIVQAVDAWYSDVQDTGDLAQVLLIGHRNTTVDQLNQRARALIAQSGLLHGPAVNAGDRLFQAEDRAVCLKNRSRLGVLNGDLATVMAVDTERRTITLRLDRTNNTVTVPHWYLDEGNLDWGYALTGHKAQGATARRAHTVAGDGVDREWLYVTMSRGREANTIYLTDPDVKESECTHLTHQHPERLPALITALGRTAAEPAASDSGRGPRTITDAQLQARLADLESQLEFGEARRPVDGRDDLLAEYIALRQETRARHRDRLDAIAYEPPGWIVDVIGERPTEPDRRAAWDRIVDRAVHVRIELEVPNDASHLLGPEPPSRDVARRTTWMVARRNMDEDLRALNGPSDRSLGAVAR; encoded by the coding sequence ATGCTGAGCATCGCCAAGGCCCACAAGGACTATTACCTCCAGAAACTGGGCGAGATCACACCCCGGGAGGACTACTACCTGCGAGGTGGAACCGCCACTGGTCGTTGGCACGGCAGCGGCGCCGTGGAGCAAGGACTGGAGGGCATCGTGTCGGCGGAGGGCCTGGTGCGGCTCTTCGACGGTCAGCACCCGGCGACGGGGGAGCAGCTCGGGCGTCAGCTTCGCAAGGACGGCGTGGCGGCCTGGGATCTGACGTTCTCGGCTGACAAGTCGGTGTCGCTGCTGTGGGCCTTCGGGGACGACCAGGTTCGACGCCACGTGGTCGAGGCGTTCGAGGAGTCCACCGCCGAGGCGCTCACCTACTTGGAATCGGTTGCGTCGTCGACGCGGGGAGCATCGCGAACCCCGGTTCGCGACGTTGAGGGCCAGCCGATCCTCGGCGACAACGGAAGTCCTCGCTATCGGGTCGAGACATGGCCGATTCGAACCCACGGATACGTCTCGGCGTGGTTCACTGAGTTCACGAGCCGGGCGGATGATCCTCAGATGCACACCCACGTGGTTGTGGGGAACCGGGTGAAGGGTGTCGACGATACGTGGCGGGCGATTGATGGACGTCTCTTGTATCGGCACAAGCTGGCCGCTGGCTACCTCCACGAAGCCGAACTGCGCCACCGCCTCACCGAACGGCTCGGGGTCCGCTGGCAGCCGGTCCGTAGCGGTGTGGCGGACATCGAGGGCTTCACCCGGGAACAGATCATGACCTTCTCGAAACGCCGCCAGGCAATCGAGGAGTGGCGTGACTCCCACGGCTACGCCGACACCGCAGCCGCCAACGAAATCGCCACGCTCGCGACACGAAGTCCCAAACAAGACCACCCCATCGACAGCCTGATGCCCGTGTGGCTGGAGCGGGGCGCCGAGATCGGACTCACCCCCGAGTCGGTGACAGCCGTGCTGGAGCGCAACCGGGAGGTCACGGTGCCCGACCCCGACACCATCCACGACCGGATGGCATCCGCCGACGGGCTCACCGCCCAGGCGTCGACCTTCGGACGAGGTGACGCCATCAAAGCCGCAGCAGAAGCCCTCCCCGAAGGCGGACGACGAAGCGACGTCGAGGCCATCGCCGACTCATTCCTCCGTCGCTCGGACGTGGTCCCTATCCTCCCCATCCACCCCACTGACCCAGCGAGCGACCTGCCGATCGAGCTCGACACCGCCGAACTGGACCGGCTGCTTGAGCTGGTCAACTCGAGGAAACCACCGACCATGCGGCGTAGCAACGGCGACATCTTCCCCGGGCTGGTCAACGAACGCCGCTACACAACCACTGAACTCCTCACCATCGAACAACGAGTCATCGACCGCGCCCAGGAAGGTATCGCAGCCGACCGGTGGACTATCCCTGAGGCGAAGGTCGAGGCCGCCCTCGCGGCGCACACGGACCTCACCAACGGCCAACGGGCGATGGTCCACCGGTTCACCGGGTCAGGAAACACCATCGACATCGGCGTGGGGGCAGCCGGGACCGGCAAAACGACTGTCATGGCCATCATCGGGGAACTCGCCACCGAGACCGGGACACCCGTGGTCGGAACGGCATTGGCGGCACGGGCCGCAGCCGGATTCGAAACCGCCACCGGCATCCCATCCGCCACCATCACCCGCTTCCTGTGGGAAACCAAGGCAGCCGGTGGTCTCCCAACCCGCGCGATCGTCGTGGTCGACGAGGCAGGTATGGTCGGCAGCCGCCAGCTCGCTGCGGTCTCCGACCTGGTCGAAGCAGCCTCCGGGAAACTCATCCTGATCGGCGATCATCGCCAGCTCGCCGAGATCGACGCCGGCGGCCTGTTCGCCGCGCTGACGGCTCGCCTCCCCGCCATCGAGCTGACTGAGAACGTCCGCCAGGACCAGGAATGGGAACGCACCGCCCTGGCCGAACTCCGCCACGGCTCGATCTCGCGGGCGGTGGCCATGTATGACCGGCGCGGACTGATCAACGTCGCCGCTACCCCCGATGACACCATCGTCCAAGCCGTTGATGCCTGGTACAGCGACGTCCAAGACACCGGTGACCTTGCCCAGGTGCTGCTCATCGGACATCGCAACACCACCGTCGATCAGCTCAACCAGCGGGCTCGGGCTCTCATCGCCCAATCCGGCTTGCTCCACGGACCGGCGGTAAACGCAGGCGATCGCCTATTCCAGGCCGAAGACAGAGCTGTGTGCCTCAAGAACCGTTCGCGGCTGGGTGTGCTCAACGGTGATCTCGCAACCGTAATGGCTGTGGACACTGAACGGCGCACGATTACGCTCAGACTCGACCGCACTAACAACACCGTCACCGTTCCCCATTGGTACCTCGACGAAGGAAACCTCGACTGGGGCTACGCCCTCACCGGCCACAAGGCTCAAGGCGCAACCGCCCGGCGCGCGCACACGGTCGCCGGAGACGGCGTTGACCGGGAATGGCTCTACGTCACGATGAGCCGAGGCCGGGAGGCGAACACGATCTACCTCACCGATCCGGACGTCAAAGAGAGCGAATGCACGCACCTAACCCACCAACACCCCGAACGGTTGCCTGCCCTCATTACCGCCCTTGGTCGCACCGCAGCGGAGCCGGCGGCTTCTGACTCCGGGCGAGGACCTCGCACGATCACCGATGCACAGCTGCAGGCCCGTTTGGCGGACCTCGAGAGCCAGCTCGAATTCGGAGAGGCAAGAAGACCCGTCGACGGTCGGGACGACCTTCTTGCTGAATACATCGCCCTCCGCCAGGAGACACGCGCCCGACATCGAGACCGGCTCGACGCCATCGCATACGAGCCACCCGGATGGATAGTCGATGTCATCGGCGAGCGGCCCACCGAACCCGATCGACGAGCTGCGTGGGATCGGATCGTCGATCGAGCGGTTCACGTCCGAATCGAACTTGAAGTTCCCAACGATGCCAGCCATCTTCTGGGACCCGAGCCTCCCAGTCGGGACGTCGCCCGTCGCACAACATGGATGGTCGCCCGCCGGAATATGGACGAGGATCTTCGAGCACTGAACGGTCCAAGCGATCGAAGCCTTGGTGCAGTCGCTCGCTGA
- a CDS encoding DUF262 domain-containing protein: MPEWFNRIRTGQIRLPRFQRFEAWGHNEISNLIEAVLNGLPAGSTLVLELGSEEPFISRQMIGSPDPVERPTEHLLDGQQRLTALWRSFHDDYENRTYLLSLEPDEEHGGVRVPRMHSQARWSRNGKRYPVWADDPVQVWGRGFIPLRLLRPGDIHQEIGRWCDSATTDDVVASRALERQINALRESIAAYNIPFLALPSETPRDVALNVFVKLNTTSVRLTAYDIIVAQLEAATGQSLHDLIGEVHAAVPMVGAYIDAEDLVLDTAALRDDRAPTQASYFKLDLDRVVNEWSNIAAGIRWAISFLEDESVYDGRRLPTTAVLPILSALHPHVPEDSDEHGKARSLLRSYVWRSFLTSRYENQAATRQLQDLRGLRARLRGEDAPEAPIFNEDLFPLPTVEVFKRAGWPSTKEILARGILAVSLRAGGRDIADDTPATREQLPRREYHHLFPNSLLVNQGQVSEAESFRALNCALITWKTNRDISAKEPVRYLRDRIDRGDLSEQDLANRLATHVIPYDQLNVGGYSSFADETERADHIRADYGAFIDARAELIAKATAELCKGRRWPS, encoded by the coding sequence TTGCCAGAATGGTTCAATCGGATCCGGACAGGACAGATCCGATTGCCACGGTTCCAGCGCTTCGAAGCGTGGGGCCACAATGAGATCTCGAACCTCATCGAGGCCGTGTTGAACGGTCTACCCGCAGGCTCAACGCTCGTCCTTGAGCTAGGCAGCGAGGAACCATTCATAAGCAGACAGATGATCGGCTCCCCCGATCCGGTCGAACGACCCACCGAGCACCTGCTAGACGGTCAGCAGCGCCTCACTGCCCTCTGGCGGTCATTCCACGACGACTATGAAAACCGCACATACCTGCTCTCCCTCGAGCCGGATGAGGAGCACGGCGGCGTCCGTGTCCCCCGGATGCATTCACAGGCCCGCTGGTCGCGCAACGGCAAGCGGTACCCCGTATGGGCGGACGATCCAGTTCAGGTCTGGGGCCGGGGCTTCATTCCACTGCGTCTGCTTCGGCCCGGCGATATCCACCAAGAGATAGGCCGCTGGTGCGACTCAGCGACCACCGATGATGTTGTCGCCAGCCGCGCCCTGGAGCGGCAAATCAACGCGCTCCGCGAATCCATAGCCGCTTACAACATCCCGTTTCTTGCTCTCCCCTCGGAGACCCCCAGGGACGTCGCACTGAACGTCTTCGTCAAGCTCAATACGACATCCGTCAGATTGACCGCCTACGACATCATCGTCGCCCAACTTGAAGCCGCTACAGGTCAGTCCCTGCACGATCTCATCGGCGAAGTCCACGCCGCCGTTCCGATGGTGGGCGCCTACATCGACGCCGAAGACCTCGTGCTGGACACCGCCGCGCTACGTGATGATCGTGCGCCCACTCAGGCCAGCTACTTCAAGTTGGATCTCGATCGGGTTGTCAACGAGTGGTCGAACATCGCAGCAGGCATTAGATGGGCCATCTCCTTCCTCGAGGACGAATCGGTATACGACGGCAGGCGTCTCCCAACCACCGCAGTGCTACCAATCCTCTCTGCCCTCCACCCGCACGTGCCCGAGGATTCCGACGAGCACGGCAAAGCACGATCGCTTCTCCGCAGCTACGTCTGGAGGTCGTTCCTCACAAGTCGATACGAGAACCAGGCGGCGACGCGTCAGCTGCAGGACCTTCGCGGGTTGCGCGCACGCTTGCGTGGGGAGGACGCCCCGGAGGCACCGATATTCAACGAGGACCTCTTCCCGCTCCCGACGGTAGAGGTCTTCAAGCGAGCCGGCTGGCCGAGCACGAAAGAGATCCTCGCCCGCGGCATCCTGGCCGTGTCACTTCGCGCTGGCGGGCGAGACATTGCTGACGACACGCCTGCCACCAGAGAGCAGCTCCCGCGACGCGAGTATCACCACCTGTTTCCTAACTCGCTACTGGTCAACCAAGGCCAGGTCTCGGAAGCGGAGAGCTTCCGCGCCCTGAACTGCGCCCTGATCACGTGGAAGACCAATCGAGACATATCAGCGAAGGAGCCCGTTCGCTATTTGCGTGATCGCATCGACCGAGGAGACCTGAGCGAACAAGACCTTGCCAATCGGCTCGCCACTCACGTCATCCCATACGATCAGTTGAATGTCGGTGGCTATTCGAGCTTCGCCGATGAGACTGAACGGGCGGATCACATTCGGGCCGATTACGGAGCGTTCATTGATGCCCGAGCCGAACTCATCGCCAAGGCAACCGCCGAACTCTGCAAGGGCCGGCGATGGCCGTCTTGA